The Actinocorallia herbida DNA window TCCACCCGCTTCGGGCTGCACCTCATGCGCCCGTCCGAGCGCTCAGGGCCGGTGTTCCACCGCACGCTGCGCGGCGACACCGCGCACTCCTCCCGGGTGCGCGCGCACGACGAGCGCAGCGCCCTCGCCCGGCTGGGCGGCGCCATCCGCGTCTACGTGCTGCGCGGGGACCTCGCCTTCGGGACCGCCGAGGCGGTCGTCCGGACGATCAGCGAGGACACCGACTCCGTCCGCTGGGTGGTGCTCGACCTCAAGCGCGCGGGCCGGGTCGCGCCTGTGGCGGTCACCCTCCTGGAGGGCCTGGCCGCCAAGCTCAAGGAACGCGGCATCACCACGGTCATCGTGGACACCGAGAAGCGGGTCGCGGTGCGCTCCGCGGTCATCGCCGAGACCCGCGACGAGGCGATGGAGCTGTGCGAGGACGCCCTCCTCGCCGAGGCGGGCGCGGCCCGTCCCGAGGTCCCCATCGCCGAGCAGGACCTGCTGCGCGGTCTGGACCCCTTCATGGTGACGGCCCTGGACGCCTATCTGGAGACCCGCGAGTACGAGACCGGCGAACGCCTGGTCCAGGACGTCGCGGCCCTCTGCTTCATCCTGTCCGGCGGCCTCGCCCGGCAGGTGATCATCGGAGAGCGGGCCGTGCGCGAGACGTCGATGGGGCCGGGCACCGCCGTCGGCCGCCTCGCGCTCATCGACGACGCCGGGCACTCGCACCGGATCGTCGCCGAGGAGCCGACCGCCTGCAAGGTGCTCACCACCCAGTCGCTCGCCCGGCTGGAGCGCGACTCGCCGCGCCTGGCGGACGCGCTGCGCTGGTCCATCGCCAACGCGATCGCCGAGCGGCTGCGCAGGACCGACGCCGAGAACCACGCGCTCATCCACTGAACCGACGAACCGAACGAACCGGGGGAACACCAGAGCATGGCCGACGACATCTACGTGGGCAACGCCAACGTCGACGCGCTCGCCGAGCGGGGCTGGCTGCTCGGCCACTTCATGCCGGACGGCGACGCCAGGCACAGCACCGACGTGGAGATCAAGTGGGGAGTCCACCCGCCCGGCGACGAGCGCGCCGAATGGGTGCGCGGCGAGCGGCGGACCGCCCTGCTCGTCCTCATCTCCGGGCGGTTCCGGGTCGAGGTCCCGGGCCGCAGCGTGCTGCTGGAGAAGCAGGGCGACTACGTGGTGTGGGGCCACGGCGTCGACCACTCGTGGGTGGCCGAGGAGGAGTCGGTCGTGCTGACCGTCAGATGGCCGTCGGTTCCCGGCTACAAGGTCGGCGCCGAGCCGGAGGGGGAGCGGCCGTGAAGTGCCCCTGCGGCCTCAACGCCGACTACGCCGCCTGCTGCGGCCGCTTCCACCGCGGCGACGCCACCGCCCCGACCGCCGAACGCCTGATGCGCTCGCGCTACAGCGCCTTCGCCGTCGGCGACGCCGCCTACCTGGCCCGCACCTGGCACCCCTCGACCCGCCCCGCCGACGTCGGCGTGGACCCCGGCACCCGCTGGACCGGCCTGGAGATCCTCGCCAAGACCGGCGGATCCGCCCTCGACACCGAGGGCACCGTCCGCTTCCGCGCGCACTACACCGAAGGCGGCGAGGAAGGCGCGATGGAGGAGAACAGCCGCTTCGTCGTCATCGACAACGCCTGGGTCTACGTCTCGGCGCTCTGAACGCCCTTGCGGCCGACCCTTCTGCGCCGCGCCGTGAGCCACATGACGGATCCGCAGTATCCGGCGAAGCAGGTGTGGCCGAACGCGGAGGACTCATGCGCGTGGACGGTCACGATCATCCAGGACAGCGCGAGGCAGAGCAGGCAGGCGGCGAGGGTCACGAGCAGGGTCGACGTGCCATCGTCGAGCCGGGCCAGGAGGTACAGCAGCACCGCCGTGAAGGCGGCGCACGCGATCGCGAGGACCACGCCCGGGTGGAGTACGGCCATCAGCGCCGCCACGCCGTAGACCGTGGCGGCCCCCAGCGCGATCGAGACCGTCGCGTCCGCCGCCAGCCGGGGTCCGCTGACCCGCGCCCGCACTTTCACCATGCCGCCTCCAGCTCTCGGCCGCGAGCGTAGGGGGCGCGGCGCCCCGGCGGGCAGGGACGGAGGTCCCGGATGGTGTCCCGAGGCCGGTCCGGCGGGGTCAGCGGGGGAGTGCGTCGATGGCGTTGATGAAGAGGTCGAGGCCGAACTCGAAGTCGGATTCGGCGTCGTGCTCGGTGAGCTCCTTGGCGAGGGACATGACGCGGGGGAAGCGGGCGGGGTCGAGGTCGGCGAAGGCGCCGGCGGCGTCGGCGGGCAGGTGGTAGAGCATCTTGGCCTGCTCGGTCTCACGCAGGAGCGAGCCCTGGGCGTAGGAGATGATGGCCCGCATCAGCCGGACCGAGGTGGGGCCGTCGAAGCCCGCGTCGTGCGCGATCGCGAGGCCGCGCTCGACGGGCTGGAGCCCGAAGGGCACCTCGACGCTGTGCGTCACGATGAGGTCGGTGCAGCGGGGGTTCTCGCGCGCGACCCGGCGGAAGGCGCGGATCAGCTCGCGGGCGCGCGCCCGCCAGTCGAGGTGCCCGTCCTCGGGCAGGTCCAGGTCGGCCATGACGCGCTCGGCGATGCCCTTGAGCAGGGCCGCCTTGTTCGGGACATGGTTGTACAGGGACATCACCGCGACGCCCAGCTCGTTCGCGACCGCCCGCATGGACAGCGCGTCGGGGCCGTTCCGCTCGACCAGCGCGACCGCCGCGTCCACGATCCGTTCCCGCGTCAGCACCCGTTGACACCCTTCCGTGCGCGTGACATTTTACGTACATCGTACGTTGACCGTACGGTGTACGTCAGCCGTGAGGGAGTGTCGCGTGTCGACCCATGAGCTCTACACCACCCCCGTCCAGGACGAGACCTGGACCGTCCCGCTCTCCGGGGACTCCCGGTTCACCTGGGAGTACGACGACGGCCGCGAGAAGCTGCTCGGCCTGTACCAGAAGGGCAAGGACAAGCAGTGGGACGCGGTCAAGCGCATCGACTGGAGCCTCGAGGTCGACCAGGCCGACCCGCTGGGCCTCCCCGACGCCGCCAACATGCTCTTCGGCACCTCCTACTGGGAGAAGATGAGCGTCAAGGAGCGCGGAAGGCTCAAGCTGCACTCGGCGTCGTGGCAGTTCTCGCAGTTCATGCACGGTGAGCAGGGTGCGATGATCACCGGCGCCCGCATCGTCGAGACGGTGCCGGACCTCGACGCGAAGTTCTATTCGGCCACCCAGACCATGGACGAGGCCCGCCATGTCGAGCTGTTCACGAAATTCCTTCAGGACAAGCTCGAGCTCGTTTACCCCATCAACGACAATTTGCAGAGCCTCCTGAACGACACCCTGCGCGACAACCGCTGGGACATGCCCTACCTGGGCATGCAGGTGCTCATCGAGGGGCTCGCCCTCGCCGCGTTCGGGCTGGTCCGGGACATGACGACGGTCGAGCTGCCCAAGCAGATGCTCACCTACGTCATGCAGGACGAGGCCAGGCACGTCGCGTTCGGGCGGCTCGCCCTGCGCGACTTCTACCGGGACATCACCGACGCCGAGCGCCGCGAGCGCGAGGAGTTCGTCATCGAGGGCTGCTACCGGATGCGCGACCGCTTCCAGGCCCTCGAGGTGTGGGAGAACTTCGGCATCCCCAAGGCCGACGCGATCGAGCTGGTCAAGAACTCCGAGTACATGCGGATGTTCCAGAGCCTGCTGTTCAGCCGGATCGTCCCGTGCGTCAAGGACATCGGCCTGTGGAGCGAGCGGATCCAGGCGGCCTACGACGACATGGGCGTCCTGGACTTCTCCAAGCAGGACCTGGAGATCCTCATGCGCCAGGACGAGGAGCACGCCGACGCCATGGACGCCCGCCGCTTCGCCGCCGAGGAGGCCGAGCGCCGCGCCGAGGTCGACGAGGTCATCTCCCGGGCCGCGGACTGATCCCTTGCCGTTCGGGGGGTTCGTCCCCCGTTCGGCACACCTGTCCCAGGGGTAGGGGACCGGTGGGGCGGGGGAACGGGGGACGGATGAGCGAGATCCTGGTCGGCGTGGACGGGTCGGCGCCCGGCGACGCCGCGGTGGCGTGGGCCGCCCATGAGGCCCGGCGGAGGGCCGCGGTGCTGCGCCTGGTGCATGTCGGCGGACCGCTCGGCGACGACCGGACCGTCGAGAACGCCGCGGAGGTGGCCCGGACGGTCGGCGGCCACGAACTCGACCTCGAGACCGAGTTCATCACCGGCAAACCCCAGGACCGGCTGCTGGAACGGGCCGGGCACGCCGACCTCGTCGTGCTCGGCACCCATGGCCACGGGCCCGTCGCCAGCCTCGTCGTGGGGTCGGTCGCGCTGGCCCTGGCCGGGAGCTCGCCCGTCCCGGTGGTGCTGGTGAAGGACCACGACCCCGAGCGGACCGGGGGGCCGGTGGTCGTGGGGGTGGCCGAGGCGCCGTCCGTGGTGGTGCTGGACGCGGCCGACCAGGAGGCCGCGCTGCGCGGCGGGGGCCTCTGGCTCGTGCACGCGTGGTTCGAGCCGCCGGTGGAGAGCTTCGGCGCGCCCGCTCCGCTACCGCCGATCGATCCCACGCCGGTGGTGGAGGCGCTGCGCGAGCGGCTGACGGGAGAGCTGTCGCCGTGGCTGGGGCGCCCTGACTCCCGGCTCAAGGTCGCGCCGGGGCACCCCAGGGACGTACTGCTGGCCGCGTCCGGAGACGCGGCCCTGGTGGTCGTGGGCCGGCATGAGAAGCCGGGGCGCCGCATCCGCGCCCTCGGGGCCACCACGCACGGCCTGATCAGGAAGGCCGCCTGCCCGGTGATGGTCGTCGGGGACGAGGAAGGGTGAAGCCGGGGCCGGTCGGCGGGGCCGTCCGGTGAAGCCGTGCGATGATGCCCGGCCGGCTAGGCCGTCCGGTTGGTGAGGACGCGCGTCAGCATGTCGCGCGACTCCTCGGGCTGGGCCGCCTCCAGCGCGAGCCGGTTCATCACCTGGAGGTACCGGTCGATGTCGGCGGGCTTGTCGAGGTAGAGCGCGCTGGTGAGCTGCTCCAGGTAAGCGATGTCCGGAAGGGTCTCCTCCGGGAAGCGCAGCAGGCTGAACGCGCCGGAGACGCCCGCGTGCCCGCCCGCGTTGAAGGGCAGCACCTGGATCGTCACGTTCTGGCGGGTGCTCAGCTCGATCAGGTGCTCGACCTGCTCGCGCATGACCGACTTGCCGCCGATCGGCCGGCGCAGCGCGTTCTCGTCCACGATCGCCCAGACGCGCAGGTCGCCCGCGTGCAGGCGGGACTGGCGGCGCATCCGGAGCTGGACGCGGCGGTCGAGCTCGTCGTCGGTGATCTCCGGGAAGCCCAGCGGGATGAGGGCCCGTGCGTAGCCCTCGGTCTGGAGCAGGCCCGGCACGAACTGGAGCTCATAGGTCCGGATGAGCGACGCTGCGCCCTCCAGGCCCATGTAGATCTCGAACCAGTTCGGCAGCAGGTCGTTGTAGTTGTGCCACCATCCCGGTTCGTTGGCGCGGGACACCAGTTCCAGCATGGCGGCCCGCTCGTCGGGGTCGGCGACCCCGTAGAGGGTGAGCAGATCGGCGACGTCGCGCTCCTTGAACCCCACCCGTCCGGTCTCCATGCGGGAGATCTTGGAGTGGGATGCGCGGATCGTGTAGCCGGCCTGCTCGGCGGAGATGTTCCGGTCCTCGCGCAGCTTGCGCAGCTGCGCACCGAGCATCATCCGCAGGACCGTGGGACCGCCCGCCAGGGCGGAAGGCCTGTCCCCGGGGTCCTTCGAAGGACTTGTAGAAAGATTCACTCGCGACCTGACCATATCGGGGGAATGCCATGCATTCCTACATGATCGCTATCTGCCGGACAACCGTATAGCCCGGTTGTGAATGGAGCGTGACATTCGCGACCCCCTAGACGTTACATGGCGGGCGGTCCCCGCGACAAGGCAGTGGATCTTGATCACGCGGATTCCCTGCTTTTTTGGTAGGGTTAGCCACGATTGCCGCACTGTGGGAAGGGGAGCGGGCATGGCGGAGGGCGCACAGGCCGTCGGCAGGGCTCTCGGGGTACTGCGGTGCTTCGCCGACGAGGGGCACGCGCTGGGCGCGTCGGACCTCGCCCGGCGGCTCGAACTGCCGACCTCCACGGCGTTCCGCCTCGCCCGCGCGCTGGTCGCGGAGGGCTTCCTCGAACAGGACCCGCGCACCTCCCGCTACCGGCTCGGCCCCGCCGTCGCCGAACTCGGCAGGCGCTCGTTCCACCAGCGCGGGCTGCACCGGGCCGCCCCGGAACTCGCCCATCTCGCCAAGGAGACCGGCTGCCCCGTGGATCTCGCCCTGCGGGACGGCGCGGACGCGCTCATCCTCCTGGGCGGCCCGTCCGGCACCGGCCAGCGCGTCCGCCACCCCTTGCCCGCGACGGCTCAGGGCCGTGTCCTCGCCGCGTTCGCCACGCCGGCCCCCGGCGGCGACCTCGCCGACGTCCGCGCGGCGGGTCACGCCGTGCACGCCGACGAGCCGGGCTCCGGCCGGGTCGCGCTCGCCGTGCCCGTCCTGGACCACCGCGGGGCCGCCCGGTACGCGCTCGCGGTCCGCCCGCAGGAGGCCAGGCTCTCCGCGCGCCAGGACTGGCTGCTCGCGCGGGCCCGGATCTGCGCGCGCTCCCTGGAGACGGCCCTGCTCCCGCCCGACGAGCGGCGCCAGGGCGCGTTCCCCTGGTGACGCGCGGGGCGGGGGCCTCCCGGGCCGTCAGCGCGGGCGATCGTCCTTCGGAGTGACCCGGTAGGACGGGACGCGCGCGGGCGCGGGCCGCTCGACGGACTCCAGCAGCGGCAGCGTCCGCGCCCCGACCACCTCGGCGAGCGCGATCACCGAGGTCGAGCGGACCACCGAGGGCAGCCGGTTGAGCCGGAGCAGGGCCCGCTGGAGGTCCTCGTGCGACGCGGCGGCGACCCGCAGATGGAGATCGTCGCCCCCGGTCGTCGCGTGCGCCTCCAGGACCGCCGGGATGCCCCGCAGGCCCTCGGCGACCTCATCGAGGGCGCCCTGGGCGATCTGGACGGTGACGAACGCGAGGACCGGGAAACCCGCGGCGGGGAGGTCGATGTAGGGGCCGTGGCCGCGGATCACCCCGGCCCGCTCCAGCCGCTCGAGCCGCGCCTGCACGGTCATCCGCGAGGTTCCCGTCAGCCGGGACAGCTCGAGATGGCCCGCCCGGGGGTGGTCGCCGAGGGCGCGCAGCAGGCGGAGGTCCAGTTTGTCGAGCGAGATGTGCTCATCGGCCATGTCGGCGCCACCTGAACGGGGTTTTGCCCTGCATTCCGCAGAGTTGACACCGGTGAGCTTGTCATTGTGGCCGCGCGCGGGTCAAGGTGGGCCCGAGGGCGAGAGGAGCAGGGCGATGACGCAGCCGACCGTGCCGTTGGAGGAGGACCGCCTGGTCGGGGCGGTGGAACACGATTTCAGCCATGACCCCTTCCCGGTCAGGGGCCTGGACCACGTCCGCTTCCTCGTCGGCAACGCCCGCCAGGCCGCGCACTTCTACGCCACGGCCTTCGGGATGACGCCCGTGGCCTACCGGGGGCCGGAGACCGGGTGCAAGGACTACGCCGAGCACGTCCTGCGCTCGGGCAAGGCGGTCTTCGTGATCACCGGCGAGGTGCGGGCGGGCACGCCGGTCGGGAAGTCGGTGGCCGAGCACGGCGACGGAGTCGTCGACCTCGCCCTCGAGGTCCCGGACGTCGACGCCGCGGTGCGGCACGCACGCTCGAAGTTCGCCCGGATCCTGGCGGAACCGCATGAGGTATCCGACGAGTACGGGACCGTCCGGATCGCCGCGCTCGCGACCTACGGGGAGACCCGCCACACCCTCATCGACCGCTCCCGCTACCACGGGCCGTTCCTTCCCGGGTTCGTCGCGGCCGAGCAGGTCTACGCCGGGCCGCCCGCGCACCACCCGACCCGCTACTTCCAGGCGGTCGACCACTGCGTCGGCAACGTGGAGCTCGGCCGGATGGACGAGTGGGTCGGCTTCTACAACCGCGTCATGGGGTTCACCAACCTCAAGGAGTTCATCGGCGACGACATCGCGACCGAGTACTCCGCGCTGATGTCCAAGGTCGTCGCGAGCGGCGACCACCGGGTGAAGTTCCCGCTGAACGAGCCCGCGGTCGCCAAGCGCAGGTCGCAGATCGACGAGTACCTGGAGTTCTACGGCGGCCCCGGCGTCCAGCACATCGCGCTGGCGACCGGCGACATCGTCGCCTCGGTGCGCGCGATGCGCGAGATGGGGGTCGAGTTCCTGCCGACCCCCGACGCCTACTACGACACCCTCGGGTCGTGGGTCGGCGACACCCGCGTCCCGCTTGAGACCCTGCGCGAACTCGGCATCCTCGCCGACCGCGACGAGGACGGCTACCTCCTCCAGATCTTCACCAGGCCCGTCCAGGACCGTCCGACGGTGTTCTTCGAGCTCATCGAGCGGCACGGTTCGCTCGGGTTCGGCAAGGGCAACTTCAAGGCGCTGTTCGAGGCGATCGAGCGCGAGCAGGCCCGCCGGGGCAACCTCTAGGACACGGGCCGTTATCCGTCCGTCGCCCTGGGTAAATGATCATCGATTTCGATGATCATTTACGGGGGACGGCATCTATGGAGCAACGGCCTGGCCGGTCCGTGCGGAGGGGCGGCAGAGCCGTCGCCACCGTCATGGCGGTGGTACTGGCGCTCACGGGGCAGGCGTTCGTGCGCCCCGCGGCGGCGGACGTGCCCGATCCGACGCCCACCACCTCGGTGGTGACGGTCAAGACGGGCGGCGACCGCACCGGTGACAACGCGGTGGGCCCGCTCGCCGGGGTCGTCCTCGGCCTCTTCCTCGACGAGGCGGGCACCGACCCCGTCACCGAGGACTGGGGCCGGTGCACCTCCGACGCCGACGGCGACTGCTCCTTCATCGTCCCCGACACCGGCGAAGGCGGCGCGAACCGCGACAACGTCTACTACGTCAAGCAGATCTCCGCGCCGGCCGGCTGGTACACCAACCCGACCCTGCGCACCGGCCGCGGCAGCGGTTCCGGCTCGGTGGAGACCGCCTACATCTTCCCGACCCCCGCGCTCCAGGGCGGCGAGACCTACCGCTCCACCTCGGACTTCATGTTCGACCTGACGAAGGCCGAGCCGCTGGCCTCCAGCGGGATCTGGCAGCAGTCGCGCGACAACCCGGGCCTGCCGGACCGGTGCGGCCTGAACGCCGCGCTCGTGCTCGACCTCTCGGCCTCGGTGGGCAGTGCGCTGCCCCAGCTCAAGGCGGCGGCCGACACCTTCGCCGACGCCCTGGTCGGCACCCCGTCGCGGCTCGCGCTGTTCACCTTCGACCGGCGCTCGCCGAGCACCGGCACCGAGAACTTCCCCGAACTGAGGTCGGTCTCGACCCAGGCCGGCGCCGACGAGTTCAAGGCGCTGTACCAGGACTACGCCCTCGGCAGCGGCACCAACTGGGACCAGGGCCTGTGGCGGGTCGCCGAGGCCCAGGAGGACCCCGCGAACGACTACGACCTGGTCGTCGTCCTCACCGACGGCAACCCCACCTACTTCGACGACCTCACCGGCGACGGCAGCAACACCCGGGTCGCCGAGGTCGAGGGCGGCATCTTCTCGGCCAACGCCGTCAAGTCGCACGGCTCCCGCGTCATCGCGCTGGGCGTCGGCAACGGCGTCACCGGCATCACCGGCCTCAACCTGCGCGCGATCTCCGGCCCGGTCGCCTTCGACACCGAGAATCCGAACCCGCTGACCGCCGACTACTACCAGACGACGGACTTCGCCGCCGCGGGCCGAGCACTGCGCGACCTGGTGACGGGCCAATGCGCGGGCTCGCTCTCGGTCGTGAAGAAGATCGTGCCACCCGAGAATCCGGACGGCGACCTCAGCGGCGCCGAGGCGGCGGGCCCCGGCTGGCAGTTCAACGCGTCGACCTCCACCGCGGGCTCGTCCGTCGACCCGAGCAGCGCGACCACCGTCGACGACGGCACGGGGACGGTCACCTTCGACATCGACGACGGAGGCGATCCCACCACCTCGGTGGCCGTCGAGGAGGTCGTCCAGGACGACTTCACCTTCCTGTTCGCCGCGACCACGTGCACCCGGCTCAGCGACGGCGCCGCGGTGGACGTCGACACCGCCGAGACCGGATTCACCGTCGACGTCGCACAGGGCGCGGCGATCAGCTGCATCGTCTACAACAAGCCGCAAGGCACCGTCGACGTCACGGTCACCAAGGTCTGGAACATCGACGGCACGATCGTGCCCGCGGACCGGCTGCCCGACGGCTTCGAGGCCAACGCGACCCTGACCGGCCCCGGCGACCTTCCGGCGTCCGACCAGGAGTTCGGCGACCCGCGCGAGGGCTACTCGCTCAACGACCAGGTCACCGTCAACGAGGAGGTGACGGTCCCCGACGACTGCACGGTGGTCGGGACGATCACCCGGATCGACGGGGACGAGTCGGAGCACCCGCTGCCGCACACCGACACGCTGATCCAGGAGCACAGCACCTTCGAGATCACCAACACGGTCGACTGCCCGGACACCGGCGACGTCGTGGTCGACAAGCAGTGGGTCATCGACGAGAACTTCTACCCCGAGGGCGACCAGCCGGAAGGGTTCACCGCGCAGCTCGGCCTGACCGGGCCGGGTGGCGCGGGCGCCACCCCGCAGGACTGGAACGTCCCGCGCCCCGGGTACGCCGTCGGCTCGAACGTGACGATCAGCGAGACGGTGGGCAGGTTCACCGACCCGTCATGCGTGCTGGTGTCGTCGCGGCTGACCGAGGAGGGCGGCGAACAGGTGAACCGGCCCGTGCCGCACACGGCCCAGGTGACGGGCTTCGACGACGCGTTCGTCATCACCAACACCGTCGACTGCGCGGCGGGGCCGAACCTCGGCATCGAGAAGAAGTCCGACGCGACCACCGCCCGGCCCGGGGACACGATCACCTACACCATCACGCTCACCAACACCGGCACCGAGGACTTCGCCGAGGACCAGCTCGCCTCGTTCCAGGACGACCTGACCGACGTCCTGCGCAACGCCTCCTACAACAACGACGCGACGGTCTCGCCGCGGACCGGGACGCTCGGCTTCGCCGAGCCGATCCTGAGCTGGACCGGGCCGCTGGAGGTCGGCGCCTCGGTGACCGTCACGTACTCGGTGACCGTCGACGACGACGCGC harbors:
- a CDS encoding signal peptidase I; the protein is MADDIYVGNANVDALAERGWLLGHFMPDGDARHSTDVEIKWGVHPPGDERAEWVRGERRTALLVLISGRFRVEVPGRSVLLEKQGDYVVWGHGVDHSWVAEEESVVLTVRWPSVPGYKVGAEPEGERP
- a CDS encoding YchJ family protein translates to MAVGSRLQGRRRAGGGAAVKCPCGLNADYAACCGRFHRGDATAPTAERLMRSRYSAFAVGDAAYLARTWHPSTRPADVGVDPGTRWTGLEILAKTGGSALDTEGTVRFRAHYTEGGEEGAMEENSRFVVIDNAWVYVSAL
- a CDS encoding TetR/AcrR family transcriptional regulator, translating into MLTRERIVDAAVALVERNGPDALSMRAVANELGVAVMSLYNHVPNKAALLKGIAERVMADLDLPEDGHLDWRARARELIRAFRRVARENPRCTDLIVTHSVEVPFGLQPVERGLAIAHDAGFDGPTSVRLMRAIISYAQGSLLRETEQAKMLYHLPADAAGAFADLDPARFPRVMSLAKELTEHDAESDFEFGLDLFINAIDALPR
- a CDS encoding ferritin-like domain-containing protein, which translates into the protein MSTHELYTTPVQDETWTVPLSGDSRFTWEYDDGREKLLGLYQKGKDKQWDAVKRIDWSLEVDQADPLGLPDAANMLFGTSYWEKMSVKERGRLKLHSASWQFSQFMHGEQGAMITGARIVETVPDLDAKFYSATQTMDEARHVELFTKFLQDKLELVYPINDNLQSLLNDTLRDNRWDMPYLGMQVLIEGLALAAFGLVRDMTTVELPKQMLTYVMQDEARHVAFGRLALRDFYRDITDAERREREEFVIEGCYRMRDRFQALEVWENFGIPKADAIELVKNSEYMRMFQSLLFSRIVPCVKDIGLWSERIQAAYDDMGVLDFSKQDLEILMRQDEEHADAMDARRFAAEEAERRAEVDEVISRAAD
- a CDS encoding universal stress protein, which encodes MSEILVGVDGSAPGDAAVAWAAHEARRRAAVLRLVHVGGPLGDDRTVENAAEVARTVGGHELDLETEFITGKPQDRLLERAGHADLVVLGTHGHGPVASLVVGSVALALAGSSPVPVVLVKDHDPERTGGPVVVGVAEAPSVVVLDAADQEAALRGGGLWLVHAWFEPPVESFGAPAPLPPIDPTPVVEALRERLTGELSPWLGRPDSRLKVAPGHPRDVLLAASGDAALVVVGRHEKPGRRIRALGATTHGLIRKAACPVMVVGDEEG
- a CDS encoding helix-turn-helix domain-containing protein, yielding MMLGAQLRKLREDRNISAEQAGYTIRASHSKISRMETGRVGFKERDVADLLTLYGVADPDERAAMLELVSRANEPGWWHNYNDLLPNWFEIYMGLEGAASLIRTYELQFVPGLLQTEGYARALIPLGFPEITDDELDRRVQLRMRRQSRLHAGDLRVWAIVDENALRRPIGGKSVMREQVEHLIELSTRQNVTIQVLPFNAGGHAGVSGAFSLLRFPEETLPDIAYLEQLTSALYLDKPADIDRYLQVMNRLALEAAQPEESRDMLTRVLTNRTA
- a CDS encoding IclR family transcriptional regulator encodes the protein MAEGAQAVGRALGVLRCFADEGHALGASDLARRLELPTSTAFRLARALVAEGFLEQDPRTSRYRLGPAVAELGRRSFHQRGLHRAAPELAHLAKETGCPVDLALRDGADALILLGGPSGTGQRVRHPLPATAQGRVLAAFATPAPGGDLADVRAAGHAVHADEPGSGRVALAVPVLDHRGAARYALAVRPQEARLSARQDWLLARARICARSLETALLPPDERRQGAFPW
- a CDS encoding Lrp/AsnC family transcriptional regulator, with amino-acid sequence MADEHISLDKLDLRLLRALGDHPRAGHLELSRLTGTSRMTVQARLERLERAGVIRGHGPYIDLPAAGFPVLAFVTVQIAQGALDEVAEGLRGIPAVLEAHATTGGDDLHLRVAAASHEDLQRALLRLNRLPSVVRSTSVIALAEVVGARTLPLLESVERPAPARVPSYRVTPKDDRPR
- the hppD gene encoding 4-hydroxyphenylpyruvate dioxygenase, whose amino-acid sequence is MTQPTVPLEEDRLVGAVEHDFSHDPFPVRGLDHVRFLVGNARQAAHFYATAFGMTPVAYRGPETGCKDYAEHVLRSGKAVFVITGEVRAGTPVGKSVAEHGDGVVDLALEVPDVDAAVRHARSKFARILAEPHEVSDEYGTVRIAALATYGETRHTLIDRSRYHGPFLPGFVAAEQVYAGPPAHHPTRYFQAVDHCVGNVELGRMDEWVGFYNRVMGFTNLKEFIGDDIATEYSALMSKVVASGDHRVKFPLNEPAVAKRRSQIDEYLEFYGGPGVQHIALATGDIVASVRAMREMGVEFLPTPDAYYDTLGSWVGDTRVPLETLRELGILADRDEDGYLLQIFTRPVQDRPTVFFELIERHGSLGFGKGNFKALFEAIEREQARRGNL
- a CDS encoding DUF11 domain-containing protein; protein product: MEQRPGRSVRRGGRAVATVMAVVLALTGQAFVRPAAADVPDPTPTTSVVTVKTGGDRTGDNAVGPLAGVVLGLFLDEAGTDPVTEDWGRCTSDADGDCSFIVPDTGEGGANRDNVYYVKQISAPAGWYTNPTLRTGRGSGSGSVETAYIFPTPALQGGETYRSTSDFMFDLTKAEPLASSGIWQQSRDNPGLPDRCGLNAALVLDLSASVGSALPQLKAAADTFADALVGTPSRLALFTFDRRSPSTGTENFPELRSVSTQAGADEFKALYQDYALGSGTNWDQGLWRVAEAQEDPANDYDLVVVLTDGNPTYFDDLTGDGSNTRVAEVEGGIFSANAVKSHGSRVIALGVGNGVTGITGLNLRAISGPVAFDTENPNPLTADYYQTTDFAAAGRALRDLVTGQCAGSLSVVKKIVPPENPDGDLSGAEAAGPGWQFNASTSTAGSSVDPSSATTVDDGTGTVTFDIDDGGDPTTSVAVEEVVQDDFTFLFAATTCTRLSDGAAVDVDTAETGFTVDVAQGAAISCIVYNKPQGTVDVTVTKVWNIDGTIVPADRLPDGFEANATLTGPGDLPASDQEFGDPREGYSLNDQVTVNEEVTVPDDCTVVGTITRIDGDESEHPLPHTDTLIQEHSTFEITNTVDCPDTGDVVVDKQWVIDENFYPEGDQPEGFTAQLGLTGPGGAGATPQDWNVPRPGYAVGSNVTISETVGRFTDPSCVLVSSRLTEEGGEQVNRPVPHTAQVTGFDDAFVITNTVDCAAGPNLGIEKKSDATTARPGDTITYTITLTNTGTEDFAEDQLASFQDDLTDVLRNASYNNDATVSPRTGTLGFAEPILSWTGPLEVGASVTVTYSVTVDDDAPDGALLCNTVTAEPDADCTDTNCVRIRDRVKPPKPCKHCGHHGKPKHGKPWHHGRPWHHGGPGHHGRPWHHDRPRHHHGRPGQNRPWQQDQWQNRPWQNDRWQEGGDRSA